From a single Stackebrandtia endophytica genomic region:
- a CDS encoding glucose-6-phosphate dehydrogenase assembly protein OpcA yields MIALWDTTATEVVTALASERQSAGGTSGLALNLVVIVDEKGEREAEAALTLAAQQHPCRLLIVVRRDNHHTDPRLDAEIVVGGRLGPCEAVVMRMYGPLADHAESVVMPLLAPDVPVVTCWFVPPPHCAAEDPLGAFADRRISYSARSQDPVATLAVRASDYNPGDTDLCWTRITYWRSLIASAFDTATADAASVTITADAADPSASLLAGWLGGRLGIRPTIADTEVVRNSEHLPAIKAVSINLTNGDDITVTRDEAGHTQLRRTGFPDRSQILNGRTLGELLAEELRHLDPDQPYAAALSYCTDDAVSSSVKEVS; encoded by the coding sequence GTGATCGCCCTGTGGGACACCACCGCCACCGAGGTGGTGACGGCACTGGCCAGTGAGCGCCAATCGGCCGGGGGAACCAGCGGACTCGCGTTGAACCTGGTCGTCATCGTCGACGAGAAGGGGGAACGCGAAGCCGAAGCCGCGCTGACGCTGGCGGCTCAACAGCACCCCTGTCGACTGTTGATCGTGGTACGTCGCGACAATCACCACACCGACCCCCGGTTGGACGCCGAGATCGTGGTGGGTGGCCGGTTGGGACCCTGCGAAGCGGTGGTCATGCGGATGTACGGGCCGCTGGCCGACCACGCCGAATCGGTGGTCATGCCGCTGCTGGCGCCCGACGTCCCCGTCGTCACCTGCTGGTTCGTGCCACCGCCGCACTGCGCCGCCGAGGACCCACTGGGTGCGTTCGCCGACCGTCGCATCAGCTACAGCGCCCGGTCACAGGACCCGGTCGCGACACTGGCGGTGCGCGCCTCCGACTACAACCCCGGCGACACCGACCTGTGCTGGACCCGGATCACCTACTGGCGTTCCCTGATCGCCAGCGCCTTCGACACCGCCACCGCCGACGCGGCCTCGGTGACGATCACCGCCGACGCCGCCGACCCGAGTGCGTCGTTGCTGGCGGGCTGGCTCGGCGGCCGGTTGGGGATCCGCCCCACCATCGCCGACACCGAGGTGGTCCGCAACAGCGAGCACCTTCCGGCGATCAAGGCGGTGTCGATCAACCTGACCAATGGGGACGACATCACGGTCACACGGGACGAGGCGGGACACACCCAGTTGCGCCGCACCGGTTTCCCCGACCGCTCCCAGATCCTCAACGGACGGACGTTGGGCGAGTTGTTGGCCGAGGAGTTGCGCCATCTCGACCCCGACCAGCCCTATGCCGCGGCGTTGTCGTACTGCACCGATGACGCCGTGTCCTCATCGGTCAAGGAGGTTTCGTGA
- a CDS encoding glucose-6-phosphate isomerase, whose protein sequence is MSPIRMDAGGGLAVTTGVDVGPALETLLAEDIPARLAAADATLWGPDAAEEAAIRLGWLDTFERSRALLPVVTRLRADLAEAGIHRVVLAGMGGSSLAPEVICRTLDVPLTVLDTTDPEQITRALNDQLAETVVVVSSKSGGTVETESLRRAWVQAFTDSGVSSVGRHFVVVTDPGSPLEQLGTAMGAHVILADPDVGGRYSALTAFGLVPAALAGVDVEELIDEAAAFAETMAAAPPENPAVLLGAALASRPTVAITEDGTGIVGLGDWAEQLIAESTGKDGKGVLPVVVESPTAPGATAPGVLSVSVGGATSHAAAGSRLDQPDVSVNGPLGAQFLCWELATAYAGRLLAIDPFNQPNVAESKDNTKQILDSGVPSEEAVFVEGPVSGYGVEAANLPDAITEMLSSVGTDGYLTVMAYLDREDDARLAELRRLLAERIEAPVTFGWGPRFLHSTGQFHKGGRPTGVFVQITADSAEDLEVPGRPYGFAGLQAAQAAGDRQALRDRGRPLLWLRLTDRAEGIDRVLSAAKEDGS, encoded by the coding sequence ATGTCCCCGATTCGTATGGACGCCGGCGGTGGCCTCGCCGTCACCACCGGCGTGGATGTCGGCCCGGCACTGGAAACGCTGCTGGCCGAGGACATTCCGGCCCGGTTGGCCGCCGCCGACGCGACCCTGTGGGGTCCCGACGCCGCCGAGGAGGCGGCCATCCGGCTGGGGTGGTTGGACACCTTCGAGCGCAGCCGTGCCCTGCTGCCGGTGGTGACTCGACTTCGGGCCGACCTGGCCGAAGCGGGCATCCACCGCGTCGTATTGGCCGGCATGGGTGGCTCGTCGCTGGCACCGGAGGTCATCTGCCGCACCCTCGACGTGCCGTTGACGGTGTTGGACACCACCGATCCCGAACAGATCACCCGCGCGTTGAACGATCAGCTGGCCGAGACCGTGGTCGTGGTCTCCAGCAAATCGGGTGGGACGGTCGAGACCGAGAGTCTGCGTCGCGCCTGGGTGCAGGCCTTCACCGACTCCGGAGTCAGCTCGGTGGGTCGGCACTTCGTCGTGGTCACCGATCCCGGTTCGCCCCTGGAGCAGTTGGGGACCGCGATGGGCGCGCACGTCATCCTGGCCGACCCCGATGTGGGTGGCCGTTACTCGGCGCTGACCGCGTTCGGGCTGGTTCCGGCGGCGTTGGCCGGAGTCGACGTCGAGGAGTTGATCGACGAGGCCGCCGCCTTCGCCGAGACCATGGCCGCCGCACCGCCGGAGAACCCGGCGGTGCTGTTGGGTGCGGCGTTGGCGTCACGACCGACTGTCGCCATCACCGAGGACGGCACCGGCATCGTCGGTCTGGGCGACTGGGCCGAGCAGTTGATCGCCGAGTCGACCGGCAAGGACGGCAAGGGCGTCCTTCCGGTGGTGGTGGAATCACCCACCGCGCCCGGCGCCACGGCACCCGGTGTGCTGTCGGTGTCGGTCGGGGGCGCGACGTCGCACGCGGCGGCCGGGTCGCGTCTCGACCAGCCCGACGTGTCGGTCAACGGCCCGCTGGGGGCCCAGTTCCTGTGCTGGGAACTGGCTACCGCCTACGCGGGACGGTTGCTGGCGATCGACCCGTTCAACCAACCCAATGTGGCCGAGAGCAAGGACAACACCAAGCAGATCCTCGATTCGGGTGTCCCGTCCGAGGAGGCGGTGTTCGTCGAGGGCCCGGTGTCCGGTTACGGCGTCGAGGCCGCCAACCTGCCCGACGCCATCACCGAGATGCTCTCCAGCGTGGGCACCGACGGTTACCTCACCGTGATGGCCTATCTGGACCGTGAGGACGACGCACGGCTGGCCGAGCTCCGCCGGCTTCTGGCCGAGCGGATCGAGGCGCCGGTCACCTTCGGTTGGGGGCCACGGTTCCTGCACTCGACCGGACAGTTCCATAAGGGAGGGCGCCCCACCGGGGTGTTCGTCCAGATCACCGCCGATTCGGCCGAGGACCTGGAGGTTCCGGGCCGCCCGTACGGTTTCGCGGGTCTCCAGGCCGCGCAGGCGGCCGGGGACCGGCAGGCACTGCGGGACCGGGGGCGTCCGCTGCTGTGGTTGAGATTGACCGATCGCGCCGAGGGCATCGACCGGGTGCTGAGCGCGGCGAAGGAGGACGGCTCGTGA
- the zwf gene encoding glucose-6-phosphate dehydrogenase has protein sequence MTEVGISANPLRDPQDRRLPHIPEPCALVIFGVTGDLARKKLIPAVYDLANRGLLPASFVILGFARRDWEHGEFEHLARDAAQAHARTTWREDVWNRLAGNFRFVPGSFDDEDAFDTLTATLDELRASHAINGNAAFYFSIPPAAFPVVLRQLGRTGAADNSSSGGWRRVVVEKPFGNDLESARELDGLVDAVFTAEDVFRIDHYLGKETVQNILALRFANALFEPVWNSHYVDSVQITMAEDVGIGSRAGFYDAAGAARDVLQNHLLQLLALTAMEEPVSFGAEEIRTEKLKVLRAITLPQDLHKYAVRGQYTDGWVAGGEVKGYLSEEGIPSDSRTETYAAVRLGVQNRRWAGVPFYLRTGKRLPRRVTEIAVIFKRAPHLPFHDYDTETLGHNQLVIRVQPDEGVTVKFGSKVPGTGMELRDISMDFHYGEAFTESSPEAYERLIRDVLLGDKTLFPDAAEVEASWAVIDPLERFWADHKPEPYRAGTWGPEAADNMLIADDRAWRRA, from the coding sequence GTGACCGAAGTGGGTATCAGCGCCAACCCGTTGCGCGATCCCCAGGATCGGCGGCTGCCGCACATCCCGGAACCGTGCGCGTTGGTGATCTTCGGGGTAACCGGGGATCTGGCGCGCAAGAAGCTGATCCCCGCGGTGTACGACCTGGCCAATCGGGGATTGCTTCCGGCTTCGTTCGTGATTCTCGGGTTCGCCCGTCGTGACTGGGAGCACGGCGAGTTCGAGCATCTGGCACGCGACGCCGCCCAGGCGCACGCGCGGACCACGTGGCGCGAGGACGTGTGGAACCGGCTGGCGGGCAACTTCCGGTTCGTCCCGGGATCGTTCGACGACGAGGATGCCTTCGACACTCTGACGGCCACCTTGGACGAGCTTCGCGCCTCGCACGCGATCAACGGCAACGCGGCGTTCTACTTCTCGATTCCGCCAGCGGCGTTCCCGGTGGTGTTGCGCCAGTTGGGACGCACCGGCGCAGCCGACAACAGTTCCTCGGGCGGTTGGCGTCGCGTCGTGGTGGAGAAGCCGTTCGGCAACGACCTGGAGTCGGCGCGGGAACTCGACGGCTTGGTGGACGCGGTGTTCACCGCCGAGGACGTCTTCCGCATCGACCACTATCTGGGCAAGGAGACGGTCCAGAACATTCTCGCGCTGCGGTTCGCCAACGCGCTGTTCGAACCGGTGTGGAACTCCCACTATGTCGACTCGGTGCAGATCACGATGGCCGAGGACGTCGGCATCGGTTCACGTGCCGGGTTCTACGACGCGGCCGGCGCGGCCCGCGACGTGCTGCAGAACCATCTTCTTCAGTTGCTGGCGTTGACCGCCATGGAGGAGCCGGTCAGTTTCGGCGCCGAGGAGATCCGGACCGAGAAACTGAAGGTACTGCGGGCGATCACGTTGCCGCAGGACCTGCACAAGTACGCCGTTCGCGGACAGTACACCGACGGCTGGGTCGCCGGTGGCGAGGTGAAGGGCTATCTCTCCGAGGAGGGCATTCCTTCCGATTCGAGGACCGAGACCTACGCCGCGGTCCGACTCGGTGTCCAGAATCGACGGTGGGCCGGGGTGCCGTTCTACCTGCGCACCGGCAAGCGACTGCCGCGTCGGGTCACCGAGATCGCGGTCATCTTCAAGCGCGCCCCACACCTCCCGTTCCACGATTACGACACCGAGACCCTGGGACACAATCAACTCGTGATCCGGGTTCAGCCCGACGAAGGTGTCACCGTCAAGTTCGGATCCAAGGTCCCCGGCACCGGAATGGAACTGCGGGACATCTCCATGGACTTCCACTATGGAGAGGCGTTCACCGAGTCCAGCCCGGAGGCCTACGAGCGATTGATCCGTGACGTGCTGTTGGGCGACAAGACACTGTTCCCTGACGCCGCGGAGGTCGAGGCCAGCTGGGCGGTCATCGATCCGCTGGAGCGATTCTGGGCCGACCACAAGCCGGAGCCCTACCGCGCCGGCACCTGGGGGCCCGAGGCCGCCGACAACATGCTGATTGCCGACGACCGAGCCTGGCGCCGAGCCTGA
- the pgl gene encoding 6-phosphogluconolactonase has translation MTTASVVVHPNPDVLAESVAARLATRIADAQAARGQASVVLTGGRIAAKFHAALCQSPVRHAVDWSRVDFWWGDERFLPTGDPDRNETQARESLLDHLPVDPDRVHPMPGSDGPAGDDPEAAAADYARRLADHASGDDIVPRFDVVMLGVGEDAHVASLFPRQPATYEERPVVGVRGAPKPPPHRISLTFPTINLADEVWLIAAGSGKADAVALAMSKPGPVQAPAAGVHGVSHTRWLLDRAAAAALPARFRSLRR, from the coding sequence GTGACCACTGCCAGTGTTGTGGTGCATCCCAATCCCGACGTGCTCGCCGAATCCGTGGCGGCCCGGTTGGCGACCCGAATCGCCGACGCACAGGCGGCACGGGGCCAGGCATCGGTGGTACTGACCGGCGGACGCATCGCGGCCAAGTTCCATGCCGCGCTGTGCCAGAGCCCGGTGCGGCATGCCGTCGACTGGTCCCGCGTGGACTTCTGGTGGGGCGATGAACGGTTTCTACCGACCGGCGACCCGGATCGGAACGAGACTCAGGCGCGCGAGAGTCTGTTGGACCATCTGCCGGTCGACCCCGACCGGGTACACCCGATGCCCGGCAGTGATGGACCTGCCGGCGACGATCCGGAGGCCGCAGCCGCCGACTACGCGCGTCGACTGGCCGACCACGCCTCCGGCGACGACATCGTTCCCCGGTTCGACGTGGTCATGCTCGGGGTCGGCGAGGACGCTCACGTCGCCTCGCTGTTCCCCCGGCAACCGGCGACCTATGAGGAACGACCGGTCGTCGGGGTGCGCGGTGCGCCGAAGCCGCCACCGCATCGCATCAGTCTGACCTTCCCGACGATCAATCTGGCCGACGAGGTGTGGCTGATCGCCGCCGGGAGCGGAAAGGCCGACGCCGTCGCACTGGCGATGTCGAAGCCGGGTCCGGTGCAGGCGCCGGCGGCCGGGGTTCACGGTGTCTCGCACACTCGATGGCTGCTGGATCGGGCCGCAGCGGCGGCGCTTCCGGCCAGGTTCCGGTCACTGCGTCGCTGA